From the Harpia harpyja isolate bHarHar1 chromosome 16, bHarHar1 primary haplotype, whole genome shotgun sequence genome, one window contains:
- the AGBL2 gene encoding cytosolic carboxypeptidase 2 isoform X3: MQPSGGSAARVVEGGLGGFGRGLVPEPYDSFMRSHLRYYGYFQGQKAGGQKSPMSLGVPSEQHPTEAPGTGSTDPSYLRGPRQEPSPPGVLEPAPSARRRGTPLPSARHRGSPGEPRALFALPSARGPLPAPRWPIECEVIEETIEHIEWVPPEPEPFCQPTGPHWAPAARGEEHGIVVYHLSPAPRGSCFTRARIGGAPGPLSSPAAPLEGPQDTTLLFESRFESGNLQKAVKVGPYEYVLTLRPDLYTTKHTQWFYFRVQNTRRGPLYRFTTANLAKPKSLYGEGMRPLFYSQRDAQSRGIGWRRVGADVRYYRGGGREEPAAFRLSWTARFPHDGDTCFFAHSYPYTYSDLQRYLRALAGDPVRSRYCAVRALCRSLAGNTVYLLTITSPAGAAAKRAVVLSARAHPGESGGSWAMRGFLDFLLSADADAQLLRRLFVFKVVPMLNPDGVVVGNSRCSLAGRDPNRAYGTALCGSFPGVWHLRAMVERVLAEREVVLYCDFHGHSRKNNVFMYGCDGGGAGAGLRLCQRIFPLMLSKNAPDKFSFPSCKFKVQKSKAGTGRVVMWRMGVSNSYTMEAAFGGSTLGGRSSHFTVEDLKSLGYHLCDTLLDFCDPDPAKFQQCLSEVDALLRQRLGREPGSGGSWSDVSPSELESSTSGSDSSVSDGSPAHLRGPARPLQQGRRKRLRSWRARNAQRRRNAVYWSRASVPVRLGPQARSIQSQRGRLGPSRTRRQPALPGIPRGGSAAGEEPRAGSSVTFPSAARAGAGRHAATGGSQLDGGTSAVSRRRPPLSIPHPGVTGDCSQDTAPGAETKPSRRRGGQATAARRHGARPPLTAHGRASPPAAPRCCACARH; this comes from the exons ATGCAGCCCTCGGGGGGCTCCGCTGCCCGGGTCGTGGAGGGAGGACTGGGGGGGTTTGGCAGAGGGCTGGTCCCCGAGCCCTACGACAGCTTCATGCGCAGCCACCTGCGCTACTACGGCTACTTCCAAG GCCAGAAGGCAGGCGGGCAGAAGAGCCCCATGTCCCTGGGGGTCCCCTCGGAGCAGCACCCCACCGAGGCACCTGGTACGGGCAGCACCGACCCCAGCTACCTGCGGGGTCCCAGGCAGGAGCCGAGCC CCCCTGGGGTGCTGGAGCCAGCCCCCTCTGCGCGGCGCCGGGGCACGCCGCTTCCCTCGGCACGGCACCGTGGGTCCCCGGGGGAGCCGCGGGCTCTCTTCGCCCTTCCCTCGGCGCGGggccccctgcccgctccccgctGGCCCATCGAGTGCGAAGTCATCGAGGAGACCATCGAGCACATCG AGTGGGTGCCCCCTGAACCGGAGCCCTTCTGCCAGCCCACGGGCCCTCACTGGGCCCCGGCCGCCCGCGGTGAGGAGCACGGCATCGTCGTCTACCACCTCAGCCCAG CACCCCGAGGCTCCTGCTTCACCCGCGCTCGGATCGGGGGGGCCCCGGGTCCCCTCTCCTCGCCGGCAGCCCCCTTGGAGGGTCCCCAGGACACCACGCTGCTCTTTGAATCCCGCTTCGAGAGCGGCAACCTCCAGAAAGCCGTCAAGGT GGGCCCCTACGAGTACGTGCTGACGCTGCGGCCGGACCTGTACACCACCAAGCACACCCAGTGGTTCTACTTCCGCGTCCAAAACACCCGGCGAGGCCCTCTCTACCGCTTCACCACCGCCAACCTGGCAAAGCCCAAGAGCCTCTACGGCGAGGGCATGCGGCCGCTGTTCTACTCCCAGCGGGATGCCCAGAGCCGTGGCATCGGCTGGCGCCGGGTCGGGGCCGACGTCCGCTACTACCGGGGCGGCGGCAGGGAGGAGCCGGCCGCCTTCCGCCTCTCCTGGACGGCACGCTTCCCCCACGATGGTGACACCTGCTTCTTCGCCCACTCCTACCCCTACACCTACTCCGACCTGCAGCGCTACCTGCGGGCGCTGGCGGGTGACCCGGTGCGCTCACGGTACTGCGCGGTGCGGGCGCTGTGCCGCAGCCTGGCCGGCAACACCGTCTACCTGCTGACCATCACTAGTCCCGCCGGCGCGGCGGCCAAGCGGGCGGTGGTGCTGAGCGCCCGCGCACACCCCGGGGAGAGCGGCGGCTCCTGGGCCATGCGGGGCTTCCTCGATTTCCTCCTCAGCGCCGACGCCGATGCCCAGCTCCTGCGCCGGCTCTTCGTCTTCAAGGTGGTGCCCATGCTCAACCCCGACGGGGTGGTGGTGGGCAACTCCCGCTGCTCCCTGGCAGGCCGCGACCCCAACAGGGCTTACGGGACAGCGCTCTGCGGCTCCTTCCCCGGCGTGTGGCACCTGCGGGCCATGGTCGAGAG GGTGCTGGCGGAGCGGGAGGTGGTGCTTTACTGCGACTTCCACGGGCACAGCCGGAAGAACAACGTCTTCATGTATGGTTGTGACGGTggcggagccggggccgggctgcggctgtGCCAGCGCATCTTCCCCCTGATGCTGAGCAAAAATGCCCCTGACAAG ttctccttccccagctgcaaGTTCAAGGTGCAGAAGAGCAAAGCGGGGACGGGCAGGGTCGTCATGTGGCGCATGGGTGTCTCCAACAGCTACACCATGGAGGCGGCCTTTGGCGGCTCCACGCTGG GTGGGAGGAGCTCGCACTTCACCGTGGAGGATCTCAAGTCGCTGGGCTACCACCTCTGTGACACCCTGCTCGACTTCTGCGACCCTGATCCCGCCAAG TTCCAGCAGTGCCTGTCGGAGGTGGATGCGCTGCTGCGGCAGCGGCTGGGCCGGGAGCCGGGCTCTGGCGGCAGCTGGAGTGACGTCTCCCCCTCGGAGCTGGAGTCCAG CACCAGCGGCTCCGACAGCTCCGTGTCTGACGGGTCCCCGGCTCACCTCcgtggcccggcccggccg ctgcagcaagggagGAGGAAGCGGCTGCGGAGCTGGAGAGCGAGGAATGCCCAGCGCCGGAGAAATGCTGTCTACTGGAGCCGTGCCAGCGTCCCGGTGCGCCTGGGCCCACAAGCACGGTCCATCCAGTCCCAGAGGGGACG gcTGGGGCCCTCCAGGACCCGCAGGCAGCCGGCTCTCCCCGGCATCCCGAGGGGAGGCAGCGCGGCGGGAGAGGAGCCCAGAGCCGGCTCCAGCGTGACCTTTCCCAGCGCAGCCAGAGCAGGGGCTGGCCGCCACGCCGCCACGGGGGGATCTCAGCTGGACGGTGGCACAAGCGCGGTGTCGCGCCGTCGGCCGCCGCTGAGCATCCCTCACCCCGGTGTCACCGGTGATTGCTCACAGGATACGGCCCCGGGAGCCGAAACAAAGCCgtcccggcggcggggagggcaggcGACCGCTGCCCGCAGGCACGGGGCGCGTCCCCCCCTCACCGCCCACGGCAGGgcctcgccgcccgccgccccgcgctgcTGCGCCTGTGCTCGGCATTAA
- the AGBL2 gene encoding cytosolic carboxypeptidase 2 isoform X1: MQPSGGSAARVVEGGLGGFGRGLVPEPYDSFMRSHLRYYGYFQGQKAGGQKSPMSLGVPSEQHPTEAPGTGSTDPSYLRGPRQEPSPPGVLEPAPSARRRGTPLPSARHRGSPGEPRALFALPSARGPLPAPRWPIECEVIEETIEHIEWVPPEPEPFCQPTGPHWAPAARGEEHGIVVYHLSPAPRGSCFTRARIGGAPGPLSSPAAPLEGPQDTTLLFESRFESGNLQKAVKVGPYEYVLTLRPDLYTTKHTQWFYFRVQNTRRGPLYRFTTANLAKPKSLYGEGMRPLFYSQRDAQSRGIGWRRVGADVRYYRGGGREEPAAFRLSWTARFPHDGDTCFFAHSYPYTYSDLQRYLRALAGDPVRSRYCAVRALCRSLAGNTVYLLTITSPAGAAAKRAVVLSARAHPGESGGSWAMRGFLDFLLSADADAQLLRRLFVFKVVPMLNPDGVVVGNSRCSLAGRDPNRAYGTALCGSFPGVWHLRAMVERVLAEREVVLYCDFHGHSRKNNVFMYGCDGGGAGAGLRLCQRIFPLMLSKNAPDKFSFPSCKFKVQKSKAGTGRVVMWRMGVSNSYTMEAAFGGSTLGEGPPPAGADGVGCVGGRVGWSPGLGSCRLFPFPLSPPGGRSSHFTVEDLKSLGYHLCDTLLDFCDPDPAKFQQCLSEVDALLRQRLGREPGSGGSWSDVSPSELESSTSGSDSSVSDGSPAHLRGPARPLQQGRRKRLRSWRARNAQRRRNAVYWSRASVPVRLGPQARSIQSQRGRLGPSRTRRQPALPGIPRGGSAAGEEPRAGSSVTFPSAARAGAGRHAATGGSQLDGGTSAVSRRRPPLSIPHPGVTGDCSQDTAPGAETKPSRRRGGQATAARRHGARPPLTAHGRASPPAAPRCCACARH, from the exons ATGCAGCCCTCGGGGGGCTCCGCTGCCCGGGTCGTGGAGGGAGGACTGGGGGGGTTTGGCAGAGGGCTGGTCCCCGAGCCCTACGACAGCTTCATGCGCAGCCACCTGCGCTACTACGGCTACTTCCAAG GCCAGAAGGCAGGCGGGCAGAAGAGCCCCATGTCCCTGGGGGTCCCCTCGGAGCAGCACCCCACCGAGGCACCTGGTACGGGCAGCACCGACCCCAGCTACCTGCGGGGTCCCAGGCAGGAGCCGAGCC CCCCTGGGGTGCTGGAGCCAGCCCCCTCTGCGCGGCGCCGGGGCACGCCGCTTCCCTCGGCACGGCACCGTGGGTCCCCGGGGGAGCCGCGGGCTCTCTTCGCCCTTCCCTCGGCGCGGggccccctgcccgctccccgctGGCCCATCGAGTGCGAAGTCATCGAGGAGACCATCGAGCACATCG AGTGGGTGCCCCCTGAACCGGAGCCCTTCTGCCAGCCCACGGGCCCTCACTGGGCCCCGGCCGCCCGCGGTGAGGAGCACGGCATCGTCGTCTACCACCTCAGCCCAG CACCCCGAGGCTCCTGCTTCACCCGCGCTCGGATCGGGGGGGCCCCGGGTCCCCTCTCCTCGCCGGCAGCCCCCTTGGAGGGTCCCCAGGACACCACGCTGCTCTTTGAATCCCGCTTCGAGAGCGGCAACCTCCAGAAAGCCGTCAAGGT GGGCCCCTACGAGTACGTGCTGACGCTGCGGCCGGACCTGTACACCACCAAGCACACCCAGTGGTTCTACTTCCGCGTCCAAAACACCCGGCGAGGCCCTCTCTACCGCTTCACCACCGCCAACCTGGCAAAGCCCAAGAGCCTCTACGGCGAGGGCATGCGGCCGCTGTTCTACTCCCAGCGGGATGCCCAGAGCCGTGGCATCGGCTGGCGCCGGGTCGGGGCCGACGTCCGCTACTACCGGGGCGGCGGCAGGGAGGAGCCGGCCGCCTTCCGCCTCTCCTGGACGGCACGCTTCCCCCACGATGGTGACACCTGCTTCTTCGCCCACTCCTACCCCTACACCTACTCCGACCTGCAGCGCTACCTGCGGGCGCTGGCGGGTGACCCGGTGCGCTCACGGTACTGCGCGGTGCGGGCGCTGTGCCGCAGCCTGGCCGGCAACACCGTCTACCTGCTGACCATCACTAGTCCCGCCGGCGCGGCGGCCAAGCGGGCGGTGGTGCTGAGCGCCCGCGCACACCCCGGGGAGAGCGGCGGCTCCTGGGCCATGCGGGGCTTCCTCGATTTCCTCCTCAGCGCCGACGCCGATGCCCAGCTCCTGCGCCGGCTCTTCGTCTTCAAGGTGGTGCCCATGCTCAACCCCGACGGGGTGGTGGTGGGCAACTCCCGCTGCTCCCTGGCAGGCCGCGACCCCAACAGGGCTTACGGGACAGCGCTCTGCGGCTCCTTCCCCGGCGTGTGGCACCTGCGGGCCATGGTCGAGAG GGTGCTGGCGGAGCGGGAGGTGGTGCTTTACTGCGACTTCCACGGGCACAGCCGGAAGAACAACGTCTTCATGTATGGTTGTGACGGTggcggagccggggccgggctgcggctgtGCCAGCGCATCTTCCCCCTGATGCTGAGCAAAAATGCCCCTGACAAG ttctccttccccagctgcaaGTTCAAGGTGCAGAAGAGCAAAGCGGGGACGGGCAGGGTCGTCATGTGGCGCATGGGTGTCTCCAACAGCTACACCATGGAGGCGGCCTTTGGCGGCTCCACGCTGGGTGAGGGGCCGCCACCGGCCGGGGCTGACGGTGTCGGGTGCGTTGGCGGGCGGGTGGGGTGGTCCCCGGGGCTGGGAAGCTGCCGCTTGTTTCCTTTTCCCCTGTCCCCTCCAGGTGGGAGGAGCTCGCACTTCACCGTGGAGGATCTCAAGTCGCTGGGCTACCACCTCTGTGACACCCTGCTCGACTTCTGCGACCCTGATCCCGCCAAG TTCCAGCAGTGCCTGTCGGAGGTGGATGCGCTGCTGCGGCAGCGGCTGGGCCGGGAGCCGGGCTCTGGCGGCAGCTGGAGTGACGTCTCCCCCTCGGAGCTGGAGTCCAG CACCAGCGGCTCCGACAGCTCCGTGTCTGACGGGTCCCCGGCTCACCTCcgtggcccggcccggccg ctgcagcaagggagGAGGAAGCGGCTGCGGAGCTGGAGAGCGAGGAATGCCCAGCGCCGGAGAAATGCTGTCTACTGGAGCCGTGCCAGCGTCCCGGTGCGCCTGGGCCCACAAGCACGGTCCATCCAGTCCCAGAGGGGACG gcTGGGGCCCTCCAGGACCCGCAGGCAGCCGGCTCTCCCCGGCATCCCGAGGGGAGGCAGCGCGGCGGGAGAGGAGCCCAGAGCCGGCTCCAGCGTGACCTTTCCCAGCGCAGCCAGAGCAGGGGCTGGCCGCCACGCCGCCACGGGGGGATCTCAGCTGGACGGTGGCACAAGCGCGGTGTCGCGCCGTCGGCCGCCGCTGAGCATCCCTCACCCCGGTGTCACCGGTGATTGCTCACAGGATACGGCCCCGGGAGCCGAAACAAAGCCgtcccggcggcggggagggcaggcGACCGCTGCCCGCAGGCACGGGGCGCGTCCCCCCCTCACCGCCCACGGCAGGgcctcgccgcccgccgccccgcgctgcTGCGCCTGTGCTCGGCATTAA
- the NDUFV1 gene encoding NADH dehydrogenase [ubiquinone] flavoprotein 1, mitochondrial, whose product MAARQLLALRRLPAASFSTAPKKTQFGSLRDEDRIFTNLYGRHDWRLRGALRRGDWYKTKEILLKGVDWILGEIKTSGLRGRGGAGFPTGLKWSFMNKPPDGRPKYLVVNADEGEPGTCKDREIMRHDPHKLVEGCLVAGRAMGARAAYIYIRGEFYNEASNLQVAIREAYEAGLLGRDACGSGYAFDVFVVRGAGAYICGEETALIESIEGKQGKPRLKPPFPADVGVFGCPTTVANVETVAVAPTICRRGGAWFASFGRERNSGTKLFNISGHVNNPCTVEEEMSVPLKELIEKHARGVRGGWDNLLAVIPGGSSTPLLPKSVCETVLMDFDSLVQAQSGLGTAAVIVMDKSTDVVKAIARLIEFYKHESCGQCTPCREGVDWMNKVMARFVQGNAQVAEIDALWEISKQIEGHTICALGDGAAWPVQGLIRHFRPELEERMRRYGEAKARAASA is encoded by the exons atggccgcccggcagctcCTAGCGCTGCGGCGCCTGCCCGCCGCCTCCTTCTCG ACGGCGCCCAAGAAGACGCAGTTCGGGTCGCTGCGGGACGAGGACCGGATCTTCACCAACCTCTACGGGCGGCACGACTGGAG GCTGCGGGGGGCCCTGCGCCGCGGCGACTGGTACAAGACGAAGGAGATCCTGCTCAAGGGGGTGGACTGGATCCTCGGTGAGATCAAGACCTCGGGGCTGCGGGGTCGCGGCGGCGCCGGTTTCCCCACCGGCCTCAAGTGGAGCTTCATGAACAAGCCCCCGGACGGCAG gcCCAAGTACCTGGTGGTGAACGCGGACGAGGGGGAGCCGGGCACCTGTAAGGACCGGGAGATCATGCGCCACGACCCCCACAAGCTGGTGGAGGGCTGCCTGGTGGCGGGACGCGCCATGGGCGCCCGCGCCGCTTACATCTACATCCGCGGTGAGTTCTACAACGAAGCCTCCAACCTACAG GTGGCCATCCGGGAAGCTTACGAAGCCGGGCTGCTGGGACGGGATGCCTGCGGCTCGGGGTACGCCTTCGATGTCTTCGTGGTGAGGGGTGCCGGAGCCTACATCTGCGGGGAGGAGACGGCGCTGATCGAGTCCATCGAGGGCAAGCAGGGCAAGCCGCGCCTGAAGCCCCCCTTCCCCGCCGACGTGG GTGTTTTCGGCTGCCCCACCACGGTGGCCAATGTGGAGACAGTGGCCGTAGCCCCCACCATCTGCCGGCGCGGGGGCGCCTGGTTCGCCAGCTTCGGGCGGGAGCGCAACTCGGGGACGAAACTCTTCAACATCTCGGGTCACGTCAACAACCCCTGCACCGTGGAGGAGGAGATGTCGGTGCCTCTGAAGGAGCTCATCGAGAAGCATGCCA GGGGTGTCCGTGGGGGCTGGGACAACCTGCTGGCTGTCATCCCGGGGGGTTCCTCCACGCCGCTGCTCCCCAAGTCGGTGTGCGAGACCGTGCTGATGGACTTCGATTCCCTGGTGCAGGCGCAGAGCGGGCTCGGCACGGCCGCCGTCATCGTCATGGACAAATCG accGATGTCGTTAAAGCTATTGCTCGCCTCATCGAGTTTTACAAGCACGAGAGCTGCGGGCAGTGCACCCCGTGCCGGGAAG GCGTCGACTGGATGAACAAGGTCATGGCGCGGTTCGTGCAGGGCAACGCGCAGGTGGCCGAGATCGACGCGCTGTGGGAGATCAGCAAGCAGATCGAGGGCCACACCATCTGCGCCCTGGGCGACGGCGCAGCCTGGCCCGTGcag GGCCTCATCCGCCACTTCCGACCCGAGCTGGAGGAGAGGATGCGGCGCTACGGGGAGGCCAAAGCCCGAGCGGCATCGGCGTAA
- the MTCH2 gene encoding mitochondrial carrier homolog 2, translating into MADAASQVLLGSGLTVLSQPLMYVKVLVQVGYEPLPPTLGRNVFGRQVYQLPGLFAYAKHIVKVDGRAGLFKGLTPRLCSSAIGTVVHGKVLQRYQEAEQAEPGASKKEPVSSLEQVLKETSREMVARSAATLITHPFHVITLRCMVQFIGRETKYSGTLSAFATIYREEGVLGFFAGLIPRLLGDILSLWLCNMLAYLINTYALENGVSTMAEMKSYSQAVTGFFASMLTYPFVLVSNLMAVNNCGLAGGLLPYAPTYSSWLDCWSQLHREGNMSRGNSLFFRKVPAGKRYVWEERRFR; encoded by the exons ATGGCGGACGCGGCCTCGCAGGTGCTGCTGGGCTCGGGGCTGACCGTGCTCTCGCAGCCCCTCATGTACGTGAAGGTGCTGGTGCag GTGGGGTACGAGCCGCTGCCGCCCACCCTGGGGAGGAACGTTTTCGGGCGCCAGGTCTACCAGCTGCCCGGTCTCTTCGCTTACG ccAAGCACATCGTGAAGGTTGACGGAAGAGCGGGACTCTTCAAGGGACTCACCCCCCGCCTCTGCTCCAGCGCCATCGGCACCGTCGTGCACGGCAAAGTGCTGCAG cgGTACCAGGAGGCCGAGCAGGCTGAG CCTGGAGCCAGCAAGAAGGAGCCCGTGTCCTCGCTGGAGCAGGTTCTCaaggag ACCTCCCGAGAGATGGTCGCTCGCTCTGCCGCCACGCTCATCACCCACCCCTTTCACG TGATCACCCTGCGCTGCATGGTGCAATTCATCGGCCGGGAGACCAAGTACAG TGGGACGCTAAGCGCTTTCGCCACGATTTACCGAGAAGAGGGTGTCCTGGGCTTCTTTGC CGGCCTCATCCCCCGGCTCCTCGGGGACATCCTTTCGCTCTGGCTCTGCAACATGCTGGCCTACCTCATCAACACGTACGCGCTGGAAAACGGG gtCTCAACTATGGCTGAGATGAAGAGCTACTCACAGGCAGTCACTGGA TTCTTCGCCAGCATGCTGACCTACCCCTTCGTGCTGGTCTCCAACTTGATGGCTGTTAATAATTGTGG gctggcCGGGGGTCTCCTCCCCTACGCACCCACCTACTCCTCCTGGCTGGACTGCTGGAGCCAGCTGCACAGGGAG GGCAACATGAGCCGAGGGAACAGCCTGTTTTTCCGCAAGGTGCCCGCAGGGAAGCGATAcgtgtgggaggagaggaggtttCGTTGA
- the AGBL2 gene encoding cytosolic carboxypeptidase 2 isoform X2 codes for MQPSGGSAARVVEGGLGGFGRGLVPEPYDSFMRSHLRYYGYFQGQKAGGQKSPMSLGVPSEQHPTEAPGTGSTDPSYLRGPRQEPSPPGVLEPAPSARRRGTPLPSARHRGSPGEPRALFALPSARGPLPAPRWPIECEVIEETIEHIEWVPPEPEPFCQPTGPHWAPAARGEEHGIVVYHLSPAPRGSCFTRARIGGAPGPLSSPAAPLEGPQDTTLLFESRFESGNLQKAVKVGPYEYVLTLRPDLYTTKHTQWFYFRVQNTRRGPLYRFTTANLAKPKSLYGEGMRPLFYSQRDAQSRGIGWRRVGADVRYYRGGGREEPAAFRLSWTARFPHDGDTCFFAHSYPYTYSDLQRYLRALAGDPVRSRYCAVRALCRSLAGNTVYLLTITSPAGAAAKRAVVLSARAHPGESGGSWAMRGFLDFLLSADADAQLLRRLFVFKVVPMLNPDGVVVGNSRCSLAGRDPNRAYGTALCGSFPGVWHLRAMVERVLAEREVVLYCDFHGHSRKNNVFMYGCDGGGAGAGLRLCQRIFPLMLSKNAPDKFSFPSCKFKVQKSKAGTGRVVMWRMGVSNSYTMEAAFGGSTLGEGPPPAGADGVGCVGGRVGWSPGLGSCRLFPFPLSPPGGRSSHFTVEDLKSLGYHLCDTLLDFCDPDPAKFQQCLSEVDALLRQRLGREPGSGGSWSDVSPSELESSTSGSDSSVSDGSPAHLRGPARPLQQGRRKRLRSWRARNAQRRRNAVYWSRASVPARLGPSRTRRQPALPGIPRGGSAAGEEPRAGSSVTFPSAARAGAGRHAATGGSQLDGGTSAVSRRRPPLSIPHPGVTGDCSQDTAPGAETKPSRRRGGQATAARRHGARPPLTAHGRASPPAAPRCCACARH; via the exons ATGCAGCCCTCGGGGGGCTCCGCTGCCCGGGTCGTGGAGGGAGGACTGGGGGGGTTTGGCAGAGGGCTGGTCCCCGAGCCCTACGACAGCTTCATGCGCAGCCACCTGCGCTACTACGGCTACTTCCAAG GCCAGAAGGCAGGCGGGCAGAAGAGCCCCATGTCCCTGGGGGTCCCCTCGGAGCAGCACCCCACCGAGGCACCTGGTACGGGCAGCACCGACCCCAGCTACCTGCGGGGTCCCAGGCAGGAGCCGAGCC CCCCTGGGGTGCTGGAGCCAGCCCCCTCTGCGCGGCGCCGGGGCACGCCGCTTCCCTCGGCACGGCACCGTGGGTCCCCGGGGGAGCCGCGGGCTCTCTTCGCCCTTCCCTCGGCGCGGggccccctgcccgctccccgctGGCCCATCGAGTGCGAAGTCATCGAGGAGACCATCGAGCACATCG AGTGGGTGCCCCCTGAACCGGAGCCCTTCTGCCAGCCCACGGGCCCTCACTGGGCCCCGGCCGCCCGCGGTGAGGAGCACGGCATCGTCGTCTACCACCTCAGCCCAG CACCCCGAGGCTCCTGCTTCACCCGCGCTCGGATCGGGGGGGCCCCGGGTCCCCTCTCCTCGCCGGCAGCCCCCTTGGAGGGTCCCCAGGACACCACGCTGCTCTTTGAATCCCGCTTCGAGAGCGGCAACCTCCAGAAAGCCGTCAAGGT GGGCCCCTACGAGTACGTGCTGACGCTGCGGCCGGACCTGTACACCACCAAGCACACCCAGTGGTTCTACTTCCGCGTCCAAAACACCCGGCGAGGCCCTCTCTACCGCTTCACCACCGCCAACCTGGCAAAGCCCAAGAGCCTCTACGGCGAGGGCATGCGGCCGCTGTTCTACTCCCAGCGGGATGCCCAGAGCCGTGGCATCGGCTGGCGCCGGGTCGGGGCCGACGTCCGCTACTACCGGGGCGGCGGCAGGGAGGAGCCGGCCGCCTTCCGCCTCTCCTGGACGGCACGCTTCCCCCACGATGGTGACACCTGCTTCTTCGCCCACTCCTACCCCTACACCTACTCCGACCTGCAGCGCTACCTGCGGGCGCTGGCGGGTGACCCGGTGCGCTCACGGTACTGCGCGGTGCGGGCGCTGTGCCGCAGCCTGGCCGGCAACACCGTCTACCTGCTGACCATCACTAGTCCCGCCGGCGCGGCGGCCAAGCGGGCGGTGGTGCTGAGCGCCCGCGCACACCCCGGGGAGAGCGGCGGCTCCTGGGCCATGCGGGGCTTCCTCGATTTCCTCCTCAGCGCCGACGCCGATGCCCAGCTCCTGCGCCGGCTCTTCGTCTTCAAGGTGGTGCCCATGCTCAACCCCGACGGGGTGGTGGTGGGCAACTCCCGCTGCTCCCTGGCAGGCCGCGACCCCAACAGGGCTTACGGGACAGCGCTCTGCGGCTCCTTCCCCGGCGTGTGGCACCTGCGGGCCATGGTCGAGAG GGTGCTGGCGGAGCGGGAGGTGGTGCTTTACTGCGACTTCCACGGGCACAGCCGGAAGAACAACGTCTTCATGTATGGTTGTGACGGTggcggagccggggccgggctgcggctgtGCCAGCGCATCTTCCCCCTGATGCTGAGCAAAAATGCCCCTGACAAG ttctccttccccagctgcaaGTTCAAGGTGCAGAAGAGCAAAGCGGGGACGGGCAGGGTCGTCATGTGGCGCATGGGTGTCTCCAACAGCTACACCATGGAGGCGGCCTTTGGCGGCTCCACGCTGGGTGAGGGGCCGCCACCGGCCGGGGCTGACGGTGTCGGGTGCGTTGGCGGGCGGGTGGGGTGGTCCCCGGGGCTGGGAAGCTGCCGCTTGTTTCCTTTTCCCCTGTCCCCTCCAGGTGGGAGGAGCTCGCACTTCACCGTGGAGGATCTCAAGTCGCTGGGCTACCACCTCTGTGACACCCTGCTCGACTTCTGCGACCCTGATCCCGCCAAG TTCCAGCAGTGCCTGTCGGAGGTGGATGCGCTGCTGCGGCAGCGGCTGGGCCGGGAGCCGGGCTCTGGCGGCAGCTGGAGTGACGTCTCCCCCTCGGAGCTGGAGTCCAG CACCAGCGGCTCCGACAGCTCCGTGTCTGACGGGTCCCCGGCTCACCTCcgtggcccggcccggccg ctgcagcaagggagGAGGAAGCGGCTGCGGAGCTGGAGAGCGAGGAATGCCCAGCGCCGGAGAAATGCTGTCTACTGGAGCCGTGCCAGCGTCCCG gccaggcTGGGGCCCTCCAGGACCCGCAGGCAGCCGGCTCTCCCCGGCATCCCGAGGGGAGGCAGCGCGGCGGGAGAGGAGCCCAGAGCCGGCTCCAGCGTGACCTTTCCCAGCGCAGCCAGAGCAGGGGCTGGCCGCCACGCCGCCACGGGGGGATCTCAGCTGGACGGTGGCACAAGCGCGGTGTCGCGCCGTCGGCCGCCGCTGAGCATCCCTCACCCCGGTGTCACCGGTGATTGCTCACAGGATACGGCCCCGGGAGCCGAAACAAAGCCgtcccggcggcggggagggcaggcGACCGCTGCCCGCAGGCACGGGGCGCGTCCCCCCCTCACCGCCCACGGCAGGgcctcgccgcccgccgccccgcgctgcTGCGCCTGTGCTCGGCATTAA
- the NUDT8 gene encoding mitochondrial coenzyme A diphosphatase NUDT8, whose amino-acid sequence MAEPCAGLLSSGSERRCRARLAAAAAAAAGRRGAAAAAVLVPLCSVRGRPALLFTLRSRRLGGPHSGDVSFPGGRRDPADGDAVATALRETREELGLELGTPSVWGQLRLLPDRQGQMVAPVVANLGALEGLTLTPNPDEVEEIFTLPLAHLLREENQGYTHFRTAGRYGYTLPVFLNGPHKVWGLTAIITELTLELLAPDRYRRKTHVLARSPSGRPPEGSSA is encoded by the exons ATGGCGGAGCCGTGCGCGGGGCTCCTGAGCAGCGGCAGCGAGCGGCGGTGCCGggcgcggctggcggcggcggcggcggcggcggcggggcggcggggggcggcggcggcggcggtgctggTGCCGCTGTGCTCGGTGCGCGGCCGCCCCGCGCTGCTGTTCACGTTACGTTCCCGCCGCCTGGGCGGTCCCCACAGCGGTGACGTCAG ttttcccggggggcggcgggaccCGGCGGACGGCGACGCGGTGGCAACGGCTTTACGGGAGACGcgggaggagctggggctggagctgggaacaCCGAGCGTCTGGGGGCAGCTGCGGCTGCTGCCCGACCGG CAGGGGCAGATGGTGGCTCCCGTCGTGGCCAACCTGGGGGCCCTGGAGGGCTTGACGCTGACCCCCAACCCCGACGAG GTGGAAGAGATCTTCACCCTGCCGCTGGCTCACCTCCTGCGGGAGGAGAACCAAGGCTACACGCACTTCCGCACCGCCGGCCGCTACGGCTACACCCTGCCCGTCTTCCTCAACGGCCCCCACAAGGTCTGGGGGCTGACGGCCATCATCACCGAGCTGAccctggagctgctggcaccCGACCGCTACCGTCGGAAGACCCACGTGTTGGCCCGCAGCCCCTCGGGCCGGCCCCCCGAGGGGAGCTCGGCCTGA